The nucleotide window CAAATATCATTGACGCCGCCGCACGGCAAGATATGCTGGAAATTATTTTCTTCGCCTGCTTCTTCGGCGTAGCCGTCGCGCACATCGGCGAAAAAGGAAAAGTTATCGTGACGGCCTGCCAAAGTGTAGCTGAAGCGATGTTCAAAGTCACTCACTATGTCATGTACTTTGCTCCTATCGGCATTTTTGCCATGATTTCATATACCGTAGCCAGCTATGGTATCGCCATGCTGATCCCGCTGGGCAAACTGATCATTTCCGTTGCTTTCGCCACAGCTCTTTTTATCGCTCTTATCGCCACCATTGCCAGTATCTTCACAAAGATTAATTTCTTTACGCTCATCCTGGCCATAAAGGATATCCTCTTCCTCGCCTTTTCGACGGCCAGCAGCGAAGCCGCTCTGCCGATCGCTATGGAACGCCTGGAAAAACTCGGCGTCCCCCGATCAACAGTCACCTTTGTCATGCCGACAGGTTATTCCTTCAACCTCGACGGTTCGACGCTGTACAGTTCTGCCGGCATTCTCTTCATCGCTCAGTTTTACGGCATTGATATGCCTATTGCACAACAACTGCTGGTCATGGTAACATTGATGCTTTCCACAAAAGGGATTGCCGGCGTCCCCGGCGCGGGCATCATCGTCGTAGCAGCCACGGCCGCCGCTTTTAACTTGCCGACAGAAGGCGTTGCCATTTTGCTCGGCATTGATCGTGTTCTCGATATGATCCGCACCGTTTGCAACGTCTGCGGCAACTGCATGGCCACCGTTCTCGTTTCCTGCTGGGAAAGGGAATTGGAGAAAGCGCGATTTACAACCCTGTATAAAGCTTTCATGGAAAGCCGCTGAAGCCGAAACAGCATATTACGAAAATTCACAAAACATCTCCGACCATTTCCTGATGCGAACAGTCGGAGATGTTTTTCTGCATTGCCCAGGACATATCCCGTACTGCTTCTCATCTTCGCAGGTAACCTTACTCGCCGCGATTGCAGCCGACGTCAAGCTCGCGGCAGGTAAAAAAACAACGCATTGCAGCCGCTTTTCCTGTCACACCTTCCCGTCCCCCGGCAGCCAGAAAACAAAAGCGTTTTCCAACGCTCCGGTACAAAAAAAGAATCCCTTACGGATTCTTTTTGCACCGAATAAACGTTATCAAGCCCTATCAAAGCCCCAAAAAAGCGATGACAACAGTAAGTGAGAAAAGAAAGAAAACGGTCGTTACTGTCACGGCAGCCGTGGCAAAAGGCGTATCACCATGAAATTCATTGGAAAGAATCGGCAAAACCGCCATGACCGGCAAAGCAGACATAATCATGTACGTATTGAACTGCATTCTTCCTAAAGGACCGATAAGGGATTCGCCAAAAAACAGAACAAAATACATGATCAAGGGAGCCGCCACAAGACGACCGATAACGGCTGCTGCCAAATCACCGTCAAATCTGATACTCTTCAGCCCGGACTCCGCCAAAATAATGCCGATGTACAATAAGGACAACGGTGTCACCATGGCCGCCAGAAGGCTCAACGTCTTCTCACAGAGCGGCGGCAACGCAATGCCGGCGGCAATCCAGATACTGCCGCAAATAAGTCCCAACAACGGCGGGGAAAGAAAGTTTTTGACGCGCAGCCGCCGTTTGTTCGCGTAACGGTCCTGTTCCATCTGATCTTGCAATAAAAAGCACTCACCCAAAATCCAAGTGGATATATTATTCCAGATAAAAAAAACGAGAAAATACAACACGGACTGATCGCCAAGCAATGCTGTACAGACCGGCATGCCGACAAAAACGACGTTCGGATTGGCGAAAATATTAAGCAGAACACCTCGCCGCCCTCTGCGTACGGACGCAAGACGGCACCAGAGGTACGCCGCCGCAAACCAAATAGTGATCGCCAGCGCCACGAGAATAAAACCGGTAAATAGCCCTTGAAAAATATCAAATCTCAAATATCGGTAAATAGCCAAAAACACGGCTGCAGGCAAAGCAACCTGCATAAGCAGTTTAGAAATGCCGCTGCCTACGCCGTCTCCAACAATGTCTTGCCGTCGCAAGACAAAGCCGATCACAATAAGAATAAGAAGCGGCATAATGTTTTCAACCGAAATCAACACTCCCATAAAAACGGTTCCCCCTTGCCATCCGGTTCCACTCCCGGTTGGCGTAATAAAAACTGCAGTCGATCAATACTTTACGCTCCGAGCCAATAAACCGGTTTCTTGCCGATTTTAATTTATAAAAGGACTGACTTCCCTCCTCGGGAAATCAGTCCTTAAAATGGTGCGCCTAGCAGGATTCGAACCTGCGCACCCGGTTCCGGAGTTTTAAATCATGGTTTTGTTATTTTTTTCTAAAGCTACTAATTTACCTCAAAGAGCCATAAATAAGCGTTTTGCCTGAATTTCTGCTTTGATAAAGTTGGCCTATTGTTACTAAATTTATAGAGTTAATAAAGTTATTGGGCTCAAAATTGGGCTCAATAACTTTTTTCTTTATCAGCCATCTTATAGATACCATTTTTGATAAATTTTCCCTATTTGTCTATTCAACAAGAAACTAAAAAAGACCAGATTTGTAAATCTGGTCTTTTTTATCAATACTTACTATGACGCCTTCTTCCCGGCCTTTAGCATCGCTACTTTTGTGTACGGCTTTGACGATGAGGTCTGTTTGTTGCCCGAGCAGTGTGCGTCCCTGTATGTTTATATGTTTCCTCTTAATTATTGTTTTAACAATTCAATAATTTCATCCTGGGCCTGTCTGCCCTCCCTAAAAAATCTAGCCAAGGGATAGCAGTGGCACATTCCTTTGCCTACAATGATTTCGTATGGAGCTTTGTATTTTTCCATTGCTTTTTTAAATTCCTCCGCAAAGGCATAGAGGCATTCATTTTCGCCGTAATAAAAATATGTTTTCGGAAAGTCGGTAAAATCTCCCACAGTTCCGTCAAGCATATATTCAGGCAGATCTTTATCGCCTTTTGTAATTTCCCTTGCCGTTTTAAAATATGTAGGTTCAATTATTATGTCTTTGTGATTAAGTGCATTTACTCTTTCCCAAATCTCTTTATTTTCTTTTAGATTTACATCGGGTATGCCGCCCGGTGATACTGAAATTATTTTGCCGGGCATTTTAACAGGTCTTCCAATTGCATTGTTGTGCAAAAATATTCCAAGAGCCAGGGCAGCTCCTGATGAAAATCCCAGGACACTTATGTTTTCCGCCTTATAACTTTCTGTCATCAGCCTATAGGTTTCAAATGAAACTTCGTATGTCTTATCTATCTTTACATCTTCCGAGCAAAGTGGATAGAATAAAAACCAAACATCTTTGCCGGTTTGTTCCATTATTCTTTCCGACAAAGCAAAATCCAATTTGTCCGGTTGTGTAATCATTCCTCCACCGAAGAGATATAGCACCGCTCCGTCTGTAGGGCCCTCATTCTTTTGATAGGATATAAGCCTGTATCCCATAACGTCTCTTACAATGAGATAGTAATTTTTTCTCTCGGCTCTTTTCCTCGCTTTATCTAAATCAAATACCGCCTTTGAGTTTTTTCCCTTTGCATACTCAAGCATCTCTTCTTTGTTCTTTAAAAACACTTTTTTGACACCGGCAAGTCTTACTATTGTCGATGCAATTTTATATGCAACGCTCATTTCACCCCTCCGATTGATACTCAATTAATCTCAATTCCCAAAATTTAACATCTATAGATAATCCTTGTAAACTGGGTTCATTCTCTATTGCCTGTAATAAAGTAAAGGGAGTTACACATCATTTTCTAGATAGTCTCCGGCGGATTATTTTCTCCCAATAAGAAGGGTTGAACCGTAAAGTCCTAACAATAAAGCTTCTTTGTGACCCATAAAAAGACCCTTTGTTGTATCAATTAATTGCACATCTTCGTAGCCATCTTTTTTCAGCTTTTCGATAAATTTATTCATATCTCCGTATCTTGACTTACTCATCAAATCATGGATGACAAAAACTCCACCTTTTTTAAGTACACGAAGTGTTTCTAGTAAAAGTTTTTGTTTATTTTTCCCCGTTATATTGTGATAAACATAGTTGCTTGTTACTGCATCAAAACTTTCATCTTCAAAAGGAAGATTCACTGCATTTCCAACTTTAAATCTCGCATTTTCTATTCCCTCTAATTTCGCATTATTTTCACAGAGTTCTTTAGAAAATTCACTTTTATATGAACCCCTCCAAATATCGCAGCCCACCATGATCGCCTTAGGATTTCTTTTTGCACATGCTATGGTAAGTGCACCGCTACCACATCCTACATCTAAGCCCACGCCACCATCTGGGATCTTTACATAGTCGGCAGTCCCCTCTATTATAACTTTGGCAAGCTTTCTTTTCCCATTGTAATCAAAAGCCCTATGTAGTACTCTCATCCAGATTGCAAAGAAAGTAAGTTTCAACGTAGCATATCCAAGAATAATGGCACAGATAAGATGAGTTCTTCCACTAAATACAAGATCACTGACACCGAAGGCTATAAATAGAATAAAAGCTACAAGGCTTCCAAGTATTAAATTCCTTAACAAACTTTCAGGAACCCAGTTTTTGTAGTCAGCTTTTGTTATCTTGTCATCAATAAAATTTAATTGCTTCATAAATTTTCTCCTGTAAATGATTAATTTTATAAAATTTGCCTTGTCTGCTAAAATAATGATTTTAATCTCTGACTATATAATCTTATAAATTCACATTAGTATAGTTTATCAATAAGCTTAGGTAGTAAATAAAATATATTAAGTTAAACCAACCACCGCGAATAATCATGTGCAATCCCTTTGGCAATCTCCCAGCAAGAGGAGTGAGAGTCAAAAGAAATATAGGTGTAAATAGAGCTTGCCATCTTGGAAATACTGTGAATCCAAATAAAATTATCAATGTTGTTCCTATGTTTGCTATAGCCATAGTTCCAAAAACTATTTTTGCTTGAAATTTTAAAAATTTTAAAAATTCATCAAAGGCCCCCTTGTTTTCGTATCTTGATAAAAGGCCTAAGTAGGCACATTGAATATGATAAGAGCCTCCTAGTATCATGCCAAAAATATTTATTAAAAATACAAAGCACGCAAGACTTAAATAATTTTCTTGACATGATAAAACAATATGATAAAAGCCAATACAATAAATAAAGGCAGATATTGGACCTAAAAGACCACCAAGGTATAATCTTTTTGTGCTAACATTTTTCATTATGCCAATAATGCTATTTATAGTATCTTTGCCATCGTAATCATTTGGATCATAATATAAAATCATGTCTCCCAAAAACATCAAGAATGAACCCAAGAGACCTATTAAGATACATTTGTTTAAGGTCATAAGTCTAACTCCTTTTTATATTAAATGATATTTATTATCATTATAATTATAGCATCTAACATAACACAGATTCCTTTCAATTATATGATTTACTGCGTTAAACTAAATAAAAAATAAAGGCAGTCCAAAGACTGCCAATTTTTATCATATTGGAATAATCTATACCACTTTCAGGTTCTTCGAAATAGACAAATGGAGAGTCCCTATACATAACAGATGCTATTGCAAGTCTTTGCTTCTGTCCTCCTAATAAATAAATTCTTCTGCCATTTTTGTCTTTACTATTAAATTCTTGTAAACCTTTGATTTTTGTAAAAGCTTTTCATGGTTACCTTGGCTTTCTACTCTTCCGTTTTCAAGAACTACTATCTTATCCGCATTTTCTATGGACTTCATTCTGTGTGAAATGATGACAACTGTCTTATCTTTAATTAAATTACTTAATGACTCTTGAATTTTTTTCTCGTTGTCAACAGCAAGGCTTGCTGCTATCTCATCTAAAATCAATATCGGTGCATCTTTTAAGAAGGCTCTGGCTATAGATAACCTCTGTCTTTCTCCGCCTGATAGCTCAGCACCGTTCTCACCAATAACCGTATCGAAACCCTTGTCCATTTTTTCTATAAAATCTGTGCAGTTTGCAAGTTTTGCTGCTCTTTTAACTTCTTCGTCACTTGCATTTTGCTTTCCAATCCTAATATTTTCCATGACGCTTTGATTAAAAAGAACCACATCTTGGAAAACTATTGAGACCTTATCAAAAAGAGCGATAAATGACAAGTTTGCAATCGTGCCCGACATGAGTCCGACCGCCGCCATCAGATTAATCGCGACCAAGCCGACAATAAAAAGCATACTCGCCCGCAAATCAACATAAGGATCACGCCGCAAAATCAGGTACGATCCGACCAGCAACACCAGTTGGAACTGATGCGCAACAAACCGGCCGACCTGATCAAACCGGTCGTACTGATGGACGACAAATAATCGTCACTCCCGACACGCCTTGCTTGCAAGGCGTGTTTTTTCATGCCCCAACGCGGCTTTGCCGATACGCGTGAATCTTTCGATCATGTTTCTCACCCTGTTGATTGCATCATGAAAATGATTATTATATACTGAATGAGAATATCAACAAAGAAAAGAGGAATGCTATGAAATCAGGAAAATTATTGGCCGGTTTGCTGGTGGCGCTGGCCGTGATCATCGGCGCGCACTATTTCGGTTCGGTCGACATTCCCGTTGCGGAAGTAACCGCCATTTTGTACGGCAATATGACGGGAGCGGATACCGCTGTGCGACCGGTATCGCAAGTACTGGTTGAATTGGTGCGTGCGCCGCGTATTTTGGCGGGCTTTGCCGCCGGCGCCGTACTGGCCACGACAGGACTTGTCATGCAGACACTCACCCGCAACCCGCTCGCCGAACCGTATGTCCTCGGGATCTCCGCCGGTGCATCGACCGGTGCGGTCGGAGCGATTTTACTCGGCTGGTTCTCGTTTCTCGGCGGGGGCGGTACGTACGTATCGGCGTTTTTAGGCGCACTGCTCGCCATGACCTGTGTCCTGGTCTTGATGGGGCGGCGGGACAATCCGGTCTTTCTCGTCCTGCTCGGTATGGGTGTCAACGCCTTCTTCGGCGCCTTGACTACCATGCTCATCTACTCCTCAAACAACGAAGCGCAAGTCCGCAGTGCGATGTTTTGGCTCGTCGGATCGCTGGCGGGATTGCAA belongs to Megasphaera vaginalis (ex Bordigoni et al. 2020) and includes:
- a CDS encoding dicarboxylate/amino acid:cation symporter, with translation MKKIDLSVKILIGLVLGISIGYLFPDFGIKLKPLGDAFLRMIKMIVVPLIFSTLVMGIAGTGDFKKLGRLGGKAIIWFEFATTIALAIGLIIMNLAEPGVGVTVSTASGGAAAAAQKASQHSIDLVQYAVNIVPTNIIDAAARQDMLEIIFFACFFGVAVAHIGEKGKVIVTACQSVAEAMFKVTHYVMYFAPIGIFAMISYTVASYGIAMLIPLGKLIISVAFATALFIALIATIASIFTKINFFTLILAIKDILFLAFSTASSEAALPIAMERLEKLGVPRSTVTFVMPTGYSFNLDGSTLYSSAGILFIAQFYGIDMPIAQQLLVMVTLMLSTKGIAGVPGAGIIVVAATAAAFNLPTEGVAILLGIDRVLDMIRTVCNVCGNCMATVLVSCWERELEKARFTTLYKAFMESR
- a CDS encoding AEC family transporter — encoded protein: MGVLISVENIMPLLILIVIGFVLRRQDIVGDGVGSGISKLLMQVALPAAVFLAIYRYLRFDIFQGLFTGFILVALAITIWFAAAYLWCRLASVRRGRRGVLLNIFANPNVVFVGMPVCTALLGDQSVLYFLVFFIWNNISTWILGECFLLQDQMEQDRYANKRRLRVKNFLSPPLLGLICGSIWIAAGIALPPLCEKTLSLLAAMVTPLSLLYIGIILAESGLKSIRFDGDLAAAVIGRLVAAPLIMYFVLFFGESLIGPLGRMQFNTYMIMSALPVMAVLPILSNEFHGDTPFATAAVTVTTVFFLFSLTVVIAFLGL
- a CDS encoding alpha/beta hydrolase — encoded protein: MSVAYKIASTIVRLAGVKKVFLKNKEEMLEYAKGKNSKAVFDLDKARKRAERKNYYLIVRDVMGYRLISYQKNEGPTDGAVLYLFGGGMITQPDKLDFALSERIMEQTGKDVWFLFYPLCSEDVKIDKTYEVSFETYRLMTESYKAENISVLGFSSGAALALGIFLHNNAIGRPVKMPGKIISVSPGGIPDVNLKENKEIWERVNALNHKDIIIEPTYFKTAREITKGDKDLPEYMLDGTVGDFTDFPKTYFYYGENECLYAFAEEFKKAMEKYKAPYEIIVGKGMCHCYPLARFFREGRQAQDEIIELLKQ
- a CDS encoding class I SAM-dependent methyltransferase; translated protein: MKQLNFIDDKITKADYKNWVPESLLRNLILGSLVAFILFIAFGVSDLVFSGRTHLICAIILGYATLKLTFFAIWMRVLHRAFDYNGKRKLAKVIIEGTADYVKIPDGGVGLDVGCGSGALTIACAKRNPKAIMVGCDIWRGSYKSEFSKELCENNAKLEGIENARFKVGNAVNLPFEDESFDAVTSNYVYHNITGKNKQKLLLETLRVLKKGGVFVIHDLMSKSRYGDMNKFIEKLKKDGYEDVQLIDTTKGLFMGHKEALLLGLYGSTLLIGRK
- a CDS encoding DUF6796 family protein; this encodes MTLNKCILIGLLGSFLMFLGDMILYYDPNDYDGKDTINSIIGIMKNVSTKRLYLGGLLGPISAFIYCIGFYHIVLSCQENYLSLACFVFLINIFGMILGGSYHIQCAYLGLLSRYENKGAFDEFLKFLKFQAKIVFGTMAIANIGTTLIILFGFTVFPRWQALFTPIFLLTLTPLAGRLPKGLHMIIRGGWFNLIYFIYYLSLLINYTNVNL
- a CDS encoding ATP-binding cassette domain-containing protein, whose translation is MLLVGSYLILRRDPYVDLRASMLFIVGLVAINLMAAVGLMSGTIANLSFIALFDKVSIVFQDVVLFNQSVMENIRIGKQNASDEEVKRAAKLANCTDFIEKMDKGFDTVIGENGAELSGGERQRLSIARAFLKDAPILILDEIAASLAVDNEKKIQESLSNLIKDKTVVIISHRMKSIENADKIVVLENGRVESQGNHEKLLQKSKVYKNLIVKTKMAEEFIY
- a CDS encoding FecCD family ABC transporter permease; its protein translation is MHHENDYYILNENINKEKRNAMKSGKLLAGLLVALAVIIGAHYFGSVDIPVAEVTAILYGNMTGADTAVRPVSQVLVELVRAPRILAGFAAGAVLATTGLVMQTLTRNPLAEPYVLGISAGASTGAVGAILLGWFSFLGGGGTYVSAFLGALLAMTCVLVLMGRRDNPVFLVLLGMGVNAFFGALTTMLIYSSNNEAQVRSAMFWLVGSLAGLQWSSVWLLGLTALLWVAIITLFHNDFDLLLLGRDAAARLGLSVRRLQWLFIVLSSLAIAVAVAHTGVIGFIGLIIPHMARRIIGPQHLSLGLLCALSGGTILVVADTAARTLFRPEELPIGVLTALIGAPLFIALIRRAYGGER